From a region of the Rhodococcus sp. 4CII genome:
- a CDS encoding ABC transporter substrate-binding protein encodes MLSACSPGNSPGGDSSGVVNAWAGEPQNPLVPTDTSESWGGRVVDSVFAGLVSYNADGGVENEVAESIETTDGKNFTVKLKDGWTFTDGTPVTAASFVDAWNYGALSTNAQIQASFFDPIQGYDEVAAENPTAQTMSGLKVVDDSTFTIELKQPEAVAYKDMAAFGKNPVGNGPYMMSGPGAWQHNVRIDTVANPDYTGNRKPKNAGVDFVMYNSLDTAYTDLLAGNVDVLDQVPPSAVTTFETDLPGRTVNQPSATIETFTIPGRLPHFSGEEGTLRRQAISMSINRDQITRQIYNNTRTPALDFTSPAIEGWSDSLAGNGNLKYDPEAAKRLWAQADAIAPWSGSFEIAYNGDGGHKEWVDATANNIRNTLGIDAKGKEYPTFAQIRTEATNRTIPSAFRSGWQGDYPQQYGFLAQNYQTGGSSNDGDYSNPEFDRLLRASAGASDPQKAQDLLNQAQEVLLRDLPAVPMWYRNAASGWSENVSNVTIDWKGIPMYSDIEKNRPADQS; translated from the coding sequence ATGCTGTCCGCCTGCTCGCCCGGAAACTCGCCCGGCGGGGACAGCAGCGGTGTCGTGAACGCATGGGCCGGTGAGCCGCAGAACCCGTTGGTTCCCACCGACACCAGTGAGAGCTGGGGTGGCCGCGTCGTCGATTCCGTGTTCGCGGGTCTCGTTTCCTACAACGCCGACGGCGGGGTCGAGAACGAGGTCGCCGAGTCCATCGAGACCACCGACGGCAAGAACTTCACCGTGAAGCTGAAGGACGGCTGGACGTTCACCGACGGCACCCCGGTCACCGCCGCCTCCTTCGTCGACGCCTGGAACTACGGCGCGTTGTCGACGAACGCACAGATCCAGGCATCCTTCTTCGACCCGATCCAGGGCTACGACGAGGTGGCGGCCGAGAACCCGACGGCGCAAACCATGTCGGGCCTGAAGGTGGTCGACGACTCCACGTTCACCATCGAACTCAAGCAACCCGAGGCGGTGGCGTACAAGGACATGGCCGCGTTCGGGAAAAATCCGGTCGGCAACGGCCCGTACATGATGTCCGGCCCCGGTGCCTGGCAGCACAACGTCCGGATCGACACGGTCGCGAACCCCGACTACACCGGCAACCGCAAACCGAAGAACGCCGGCGTCGACTTCGTCATGTACAACAGCCTCGACACCGCCTACACGGATCTGCTCGCGGGCAACGTCGACGTCCTCGATCAGGTGCCGCCGAGCGCGGTCACCACGTTCGAGACCGACCTGCCGGGCCGCACCGTGAACCAGCCGTCCGCGACCATCGAGACGTTCACGATCCCGGGCCGTCTGCCGCACTTCAGCGGCGAGGAGGGCACGCTGCGCCGCCAGGCCATCTCCATGTCGATCAACCGCGACCAGATCACCCGGCAGATCTACAACAACACCCGCACCCCGGCCCTCGACTTCACCAGTCCCGCGATCGAGGGCTGGTCGGATTCGCTGGCCGGCAACGGCAACCTGAAGTACGACCCGGAGGCGGCGAAGCGGCTGTGGGCGCAGGCCGACGCCATCGCCCCGTGGTCGGGCAGTTTCGAGATCGCGTACAACGGCGACGGCGGGCACAAGGAATGGGTGGACGCCACCGCCAACAACATTCGCAACACGCTCGGTATCGACGCGAAGGGCAAGGAGTACCCCACGTTCGCGCAGATCCGCACCGAGGCCACCAACCGGACCATCCCCAGCGCATTCCGTTCGGGATGGCAGGGCGACTACCCGCAGCAGTACGGTTTCCTCGCGCAGAACTACCAGACCGGCGGCAGTTCCAACGACGGCGACTACTCGAACCCCGAATTCGATCGGCTGCTACGCGCCTCCGCGGGCGCGTCCGACCCGCAGAAGGCGCAGGACCTGTTGAATCAGGCACAGGAGGTTCTGCTGCGCGATCTGCCCGCCGTCCCGATGTGGTATCGCAACGCCGCCAGCGGCTGGTCGGAGAACGTCTCGAACGTGACCATCGACTGGAAGGGCATCCCGATGTACTCCGACATCGAGAAGAACCGGCCCGCTGACCAATCGTGA
- a CDS encoding TetR/AcrR family transcriptional regulator: MARAGLTPERLTQAGAELADEVGFEQVTVSAVARQFDVKAASLYSHLKSTQDLKTRIALLALEEMAEQAADAVAGRSGHDALIAFANVYRSYARAHPGRYAASQMQLDPETAAASAGRRHSQMMRAILRGYGLTDLDQTHAVRLLGSVFHGYASLESVGAFSHSPPDSEDSWPRILDALDSMLTNWPTH; this comes from the coding sequence ATGGCACGTGCAGGGCTCACCCCGGAACGCCTCACCCAGGCAGGGGCCGAACTGGCGGACGAAGTCGGCTTCGAGCAGGTGACAGTGTCCGCAGTCGCCCGGCAATTCGACGTCAAGGCCGCAAGCCTGTACTCCCACCTGAAGAGCACCCAGGACCTCAAGACCAGGATTGCTCTTCTCGCCCTCGAGGAAATGGCAGAGCAGGCCGCGGACGCTGTGGCCGGCCGTTCCGGCCATGACGCCCTGATCGCCTTCGCGAACGTCTACCGCAGCTACGCGAGAGCGCACCCCGGCCGGTACGCCGCGTCCCAGATGCAACTCGATCCGGAGACTGCGGCCGCGAGCGCAGGCAGACGCCATTCACAGATGATGCGCGCAATTCTGCGAGGCTACGGCCTTACCGACCTGGATCAGACTCACGCAGTTCGATTGCTGGGCAGCGTCTTCCATGGCTATGCCAGCCTCGAATCGGTCGGAGCCTTCAGCCACAGCCCACCGGACAGCGAGGACAGCTGGCCCAGAATTCTCGATGCACTCGACTCCATGCTGACCAACTGGCCTACTCACTAG
- a CDS encoding GDSL-type esterase/lipase family protein: MHTQNSWITTARTEDLLFGALELERTERGIVPHRLPARARAQCADSQLTMAEAQPSGVRLVFRTRATTIELDTLPTKLIYNGAPPRPHGVYDLLVDGRLVGQASAPGGDTVTIDMATGTAQRQTGPVSTVRFTDLSDLVKTVQIWLPHNECTELVGLRTDAEIEAAPDEGRRVWLHHGSSISHGSGAAGPSTTWPALAAARGGVELINLGLGGSALLDPFTARALRDTPADLISVKIGINLVNTDVMRLRAFGPAVHGFLDTIREGHPTTPLLIVSPIHCPIHEDTPGPGAFDFDALGRGELRFVATGDPAERAAGKLTLRTIRDELARIVAQRAMDDPHLHYLDGCDLYGEADHVDLPLPDQLHPDAATHRVIGERFADRAFTADGAFADPGAVTA, translated from the coding sequence ATGCACACCCAGAACAGCTGGATCACCACTGCCCGCACCGAGGATCTTCTGTTCGGCGCTCTCGAGCTCGAGCGCACCGAGCGCGGCATAGTCCCGCACCGCCTTCCGGCCCGCGCCCGCGCGCAATGCGCCGACAGTCAACTGACGATGGCGGAAGCACAGCCCTCAGGCGTGCGGCTGGTTTTCCGCACTCGCGCAACGACTATCGAACTCGACACGCTGCCCACCAAATTGATCTACAACGGGGCTCCGCCGCGACCTCACGGGGTGTACGACCTGCTCGTCGACGGTCGACTGGTCGGTCAGGCCAGCGCGCCGGGTGGCGATACGGTGACCATCGATATGGCGACGGGGACCGCGCAGAGGCAGACGGGACCCGTCAGCACTGTCCGTTTCACGGATCTGTCCGACCTCGTCAAGACCGTGCAGATCTGGCTGCCACACAATGAGTGCACCGAACTCGTCGGCTTGCGCACCGACGCAGAGATCGAGGCTGCGCCGGACGAGGGTCGCCGCGTGTGGCTGCATCACGGCAGCTCGATCAGTCATGGCTCCGGTGCCGCCGGTCCCTCCACCACCTGGCCGGCACTAGCCGCCGCCCGTGGGGGTGTGGAACTGATCAATCTCGGGTTGGGCGGCAGCGCCCTGCTGGACCCGTTCACCGCCCGCGCGCTACGCGACACCCCCGCCGACCTGATCAGCGTCAAAATCGGCATCAATCTGGTCAATACCGACGTGATGCGCTTGCGTGCGTTCGGCCCGGCCGTGCATGGCTTCCTCGACACCATCCGGGAAGGCCATCCCACCACGCCGCTGTTGATCGTCTCGCCGATTCATTGCCCTATTCACGAGGACACTCCGGGACCCGGCGCCTTCGACTTCGATGCGCTCGGCAGGGGAGAGCTGCGATTCGTGGCTACGGGAGATCCCGCCGAGCGCGCTGCGGGAAAGTTGACGCTCCGAACCATCCGGGACGAGTTGGCTCGAATCGTGGCGCAGCGGGCGATGGACGACCCCCATCTGCACTACCTCGACGGATGCGATCTGTACGGCGAAGCCGACCACGTCGATCTGCCGTTACCCGATCAACTCCACCCCGACGCCGCCACCCACCGCGTCATCGGGGAACGCTTCGCCGACCGAGCCTTCACGGCCGACGGGGCCTTCGCGGACCCGGGCGCCGTCACGGCCTGA
- a CDS encoding TetR/AcrR family transcriptional regulator has product MKSDANTQAGGKVLRRDAAENRQRLLDAAATVFSTRGIDAGVDEIARVAGVGIGTLYRRFPTKDALVSELVRQVFYDFVALANEASSAPNGEGLEQVLYGTGAILASNRGCLSRMWNDDETTNLRDEYRRILFELLARAKQHGRIREDATDADLDLIFWSVRGVVTTTRGVTDTGWRRIMAIMIAGLRPGADDLDADPMSAHHITEIMDRFRAQ; this is encoded by the coding sequence ATGAAGTCCGACGCGAACACTCAGGCTGGCGGCAAGGTACTGCGCCGCGACGCCGCGGAGAATCGGCAACGGCTACTCGACGCGGCAGCAACCGTGTTCAGCACCCGCGGGATCGATGCGGGCGTCGACGAGATCGCCCGGGTTGCCGGCGTCGGGATCGGGACCCTCTACCGACGGTTCCCCACCAAGGACGCACTGGTCAGCGAGCTAGTCCGACAAGTGTTCTACGACTTCGTGGCGCTCGCCAACGAGGCGTCTTCCGCGCCGAACGGTGAAGGCCTCGAGCAGGTGCTCTACGGCACCGGTGCCATCCTCGCATCGAACCGGGGATGCCTGTCTCGAATGTGGAACGACGACGAGACCACGAACTTGCGGGACGAGTATCGACGGATCCTGTTCGAACTCTTGGCCCGAGCCAAACAGCACGGCCGCATCCGTGAGGATGCCACCGACGCCGACCTCGATCTCATCTTCTGGTCCGTTCGGGGCGTCGTCACGACAACGCGTGGCGTCACCGACACGGGGTGGCGTCGGATCATGGCCATCATGATCGCGGGACTTCGGCCCGGCGCGGACGATCTCGACGCGGACCCGATGAGCGCCCACCACATCACCGAGATCATGGACCGCTTCCGGGCACAGTAG
- a CDS encoding MFS transporter, with amino-acid sequence METASTRTHHQLTFAVLTLGVGAFALLQSLVMPVLPTLESGLGTTQSDITWVLTAYLLSASIFTPVMGRLGDMHGKKRVFVVALVALAAGSLLAALATSLSVMIAARVIQGIGGGVLPLAFGIIRDEFPEDKVVGAVGIIAALTAVGAGLGIVLAGPIVAVLSYHWLFWIPMIMVVLAGVAAQILVPESRVRTAGKINWLTALLLSGWLVALLLGVSQAPTWGWGSPIVVGLLVAAAVLVATWVVAESRSANPLIDMTMMRIRSVWAANLLALLMGVGMYAAFGFLPQFLQTPTSAGYGFGASVTESGLMLLPVSAGMFLLGLASGRLAARLGSKNLLIAGSLVSAIGYFVVAFLHQTEIDIYLAMSLVGIGFGLAFSAMSNVVVGAVSPEQTGVASGMNANIRTIGGALGAAFMASVVTSGASPTGVPQESGYTHGFLMLGVAVGLGAVAALFIPAMKRDQATHLEASIGLRHPELAMVAGGTLVGDKSE; translated from the coding sequence ATGGAAACCGCCTCGACGCGGACGCACCATCAGCTGACCTTTGCCGTGCTCACGCTCGGCGTCGGCGCCTTTGCCCTCCTGCAGTCACTGGTCATGCCGGTGCTGCCCACCCTCGAGTCGGGGCTGGGCACGACGCAGAGCGACATCACCTGGGTGTTGACTGCCTACCTGTTGTCGGCGTCGATTTTTACGCCGGTCATGGGACGACTCGGTGACATGCATGGGAAGAAGCGTGTGTTCGTCGTCGCGCTCGTCGCATTGGCGGCAGGATCGCTACTCGCAGCCCTCGCCACCTCGCTGTCGGTGATGATCGCGGCCAGGGTGATCCAGGGCATCGGAGGCGGGGTGCTGCCCTTGGCGTTCGGCATCATCCGGGACGAGTTTCCCGAGGACAAGGTGGTCGGCGCCGTGGGAATCATCGCCGCCCTCACCGCGGTCGGCGCGGGTCTCGGCATCGTCCTTGCCGGTCCCATCGTTGCCGTTCTGAGCTATCACTGGCTCTTCTGGATCCCGATGATCATGGTCGTCCTGGCAGGGGTGGCCGCGCAGATCCTGGTCCCCGAGTCCCGCGTCCGAACTGCCGGAAAAATAAACTGGCTCACCGCGCTGCTGTTGTCCGGGTGGCTCGTCGCGCTACTGCTCGGCGTGAGCCAGGCCCCGACGTGGGGGTGGGGTTCACCGATCGTCGTCGGGCTGCTGGTGGCGGCGGCCGTGCTGGTGGCGACCTGGGTGGTCGCCGAATCGCGATCCGCCAATCCGCTGATCGACATGACGATGATGCGCATCCGAAGCGTCTGGGCCGCCAACCTGCTGGCGCTGCTGATGGGGGTCGGCATGTACGCAGCATTCGGTTTCCTCCCGCAGTTCCTGCAGACACCCACGTCCGCCGGATACGGCTTCGGTGCGTCGGTCACCGAGTCGGGACTGATGCTGCTTCCCGTGAGCGCGGGAATGTTCCTTCTCGGACTCGCCTCCGGCCGCCTCGCGGCTCGACTGGGTTCGAAGAACCTTTTGATCGCGGGGTCCCTCGTGAGTGCGATCGGGTACTTCGTGGTGGCGTTTCTACATCAGACCGAGATAGATATCTACCTCGCCATGTCGTTGGTCGGGATCGGTTTCGGCCTGGCATTCTCGGCAATGTCGAATGTCGTCGTCGGCGCCGTGTCACCGGAACAAACCGGCGTCGCGAGCGGTATGAACGCCAACATCCGCACGATCGGCGGCGCGCTGGGCGCCGCGTTCATGGCCAGCGTCGTCACCTCCGGAGCCTCCCCCACGGGGGTTCCGCAGGAATCCGGCTACACGCACGGATTCCTCATGCTCGGCGTCGCAGTCGGCCTCGGCGCGGTCGCGGCCCTGTTCATCCCGGCGATGAAACGGGACCAGGCCACGCATCTCGAAGCGTCGATCGGGCTGCGGCACCCGGAACTCGCGATGGTCGCGGGCGGCACACTGGTGGGCGACAAATCCGAATGA
- a CDS encoding helix-turn-helix domain-containing protein, with protein sequence MGALMNHTVLPPIVADRDLLAELKSVLAGAGEVSISTPDRSAPLPDSVRGLLVDAVTALDRGQAVRVETLRTVLTTQEAAELLGITRPTLVRLLEAGKIPYTSPGRHRRVELADVLEFQRRERARRGQVLEEMAREETPDPGDAADGFVSTR encoded by the coding sequence ATGGGTGCTCTGATGAACCACACGGTGTTGCCGCCCATCGTCGCCGACCGGGATCTTCTCGCCGAGCTGAAATCCGTTCTCGCTGGTGCTGGAGAGGTGTCGATCTCGACCCCGGACAGGTCGGCGCCGTTGCCGGACAGCGTCCGAGGTTTGCTCGTCGACGCGGTCACGGCCCTGGATCGGGGGCAGGCGGTGAGGGTGGAGACCCTTCGCACGGTGCTGACGACGCAGGAGGCCGCGGAACTGTTGGGCATCACGCGGCCGACCCTCGTGCGGTTGCTGGAGGCGGGGAAGATTCCGTATACCTCGCCCGGCCGGCACCGGCGGGTGGAGTTGGCGGACGTGCTCGAATTCCAGAGGCGCGAGCGCGCGCGCCGGGGCCAGGTGCTCGAGGAGATGGCTCGCGAGGAGACGCCGGATCCCGGTGACGCCGCTGACGGCTTCGTCTCGACCCGCTGA
- a CDS encoding PIN domain-containing protein — protein MTTSRVVLDACVMLPQTLNSLLLTLADADLFRPVWTPDLLDEVERNLSDEGSVQPSQQAAQRVQQMRRAFPLAEDESHGYRALIPAMINDPKSRHVLAAAVRSGAALIVTATLPDFPPSALEPFDVEAIHPDEFLCDQLDLDPDAVVECIHVLITRNARPPRTVGELLASLEQLTPRFVDAARALLVARGEDPGAGAVPSASSLPELTDEQISALPPEMQEAYLELRAMDPAELLRFLGHTKLVSAAWAFLTSVCVDGDLLSVWPTVDPDFRAVLAWRWVQDNHYQMTVDGWDGEAVAEDLAVPVPDHPLWVHFERVHVRSFRAMLPDPATWGIGTGTRIVAPGVEVLYVHEMSTLDGGVWEPNVPRPVFPILMHLVDDRWLVRNLGSEEDPAARA, from the coding sequence ATGACGACCTCCCGGGTGGTTCTCGACGCGTGCGTCATGCTTCCCCAGACCCTGAACAGCCTGCTGCTGACGCTCGCCGATGCCGACTTGTTCCGACCGGTCTGGACGCCGGATCTGCTCGACGAGGTCGAGCGCAACCTGTCCGACGAGGGTTCTGTGCAGCCGTCGCAGCAAGCGGCGCAGCGGGTACAGCAGATGCGCAGAGCGTTTCCCCTCGCGGAGGACGAATCACACGGATACCGCGCGCTGATCCCCGCGATGATCAACGATCCGAAGAGCCGGCACGTCCTGGCCGCGGCGGTGCGCTCCGGAGCGGCATTGATAGTGACCGCAACCCTGCCGGATTTCCCTCCGTCGGCCCTCGAGCCGTTCGACGTCGAGGCAATCCACCCCGACGAATTCCTCTGTGATCAACTCGATCTCGACCCGGACGCGGTGGTCGAGTGCATTCACGTGCTGATCACCCGCAACGCTCGCCCGCCGCGCACGGTAGGGGAGTTGCTCGCGTCACTCGAGCAACTGACGCCGCGGTTCGTCGACGCCGCCCGCGCCCTACTCGTCGCCCGGGGTGAGGATCCCGGCGCTGGTGCGGTGCCGTCGGCGTCCTCCCTTCCGGAGTTGACCGACGAGCAGATCAGCGCCTTGCCGCCCGAGATGCAGGAGGCGTACCTCGAGCTTCGTGCGATGGATCCGGCGGAATTGTTGCGGTTCCTCGGGCATACGAAGCTGGTGAGCGCGGCGTGGGCGTTCCTGACGTCGGTCTGCGTGGACGGAGACCTGCTGTCCGTGTGGCCGACTGTGGATCCCGACTTCCGGGCCGTACTCGCATGGCGGTGGGTGCAAGACAACCACTATCAGATGACCGTCGACGGTTGGGATGGTGAGGCAGTCGCCGAGGATCTCGCCGTGCCGGTGCCGGACCATCCCCTATGGGTGCATTTCGAGCGCGTGCACGTGCGGTCGTTCCGTGCGATGCTGCCGGATCCTGCGACGTGGGGTATCGGTACCGGAACCAGAATCGTCGCTCCCGGTGTGGAGGTGCTCTATGTGCACGAGATGTCGACGCTCGACGGCGGCGTGTGGGAGCCGAACGTTCCTCGGCCTGTGTTTCCGATCCTGATGCATCTCGTCGACGATCGGTGGCTGGTGCGGAACCTGGGGTCCGAGGAGGACCCGGCCGCCCGCGCCTGA
- a CDS encoding epoxide hydrolase family protein produces the protein MTIPHAFALEPTPIHVSDEVLDDLHVRLTLTRPPLDEGNGDWSYGVPDSYLRELVAHWRDGYDWRKAEAAINSYQHYQVSVAGVPVHFLRKPGRGPRPIPLILTHGWPWTFWHWSKVIDPLTDPAAFGGDPADAFDVIVPSLPGFGFPGPLTGFSDVNFWKVSDLWHILMTEVLGYEKYAAGGCDIGGIVSSQLGHKYADELYGIHIGSGLPLDFFNGPRAWDFARNRPLTDDQPADVRARVIELDHRSASHLVVHMLDGATLAHGLSDSPAGLLAWLLERWNAWSDNGGDVETVFTKDDLLTHATIYWVNNSIATSMRYYANANRYPWAPAHHRTPAVQAPVGLTFVTYENPPGIHTADERVQAFKTGPQANWFNHVNVNAHDHGGHFIPWENPDAWVSDLRRTFHGRRS, from the coding sequence GTGACCATCCCGCACGCCTTCGCCCTGGAGCCCACTCCAATCCATGTGTCCGACGAGGTCCTCGATGACCTGCACGTCCGTCTCACTCTGACCCGTCCGCCGCTGGATGAGGGGAATGGGGACTGGTCCTATGGCGTCCCGGACAGCTATCTCCGTGAGCTGGTCGCCCACTGGCGGGACGGCTACGACTGGCGCAAGGCCGAGGCTGCCATCAACTCCTACCAGCATTACCAGGTGAGTGTCGCCGGAGTTCCGGTGCACTTCCTGCGCAAGCCCGGCCGCGGCCCCCGTCCGATCCCGTTGATCCTCACCCACGGCTGGCCGTGGACGTTCTGGCACTGGTCGAAGGTGATCGACCCGCTCACCGATCCGGCCGCGTTCGGTGGTGACCCCGCCGACGCGTTCGACGTCATCGTGCCCTCCCTGCCCGGCTTCGGATTCCCCGGCCCGCTCACCGGATTTTCGGACGTCAACTTCTGGAAGGTCTCCGACCTCTGGCACATCCTGATGACCGAGGTCCTGGGATACGAGAAGTACGCAGCCGGGGGCTGCGACATCGGCGGGATCGTCTCCAGCCAGCTCGGCCACAAGTACGCCGACGAGTTGTACGGCATTCACATCGGCTCCGGGCTGCCGCTCGACTTCTTCAACGGCCCCCGCGCCTGGGACTTTGCCCGGAACCGGCCCCTCACCGACGACCAGCCCGCCGACGTCCGCGCCCGCGTCATCGAGCTGGACCACCGCTCGGCGTCCCACCTCGTCGTTCACATGCTCGATGGCGCCACCCTCGCCCACGGGCTGAGCGACTCGCCCGCGGGACTGCTCGCCTGGCTGCTGGAGCGCTGGAATGCGTGGAGCGACAACGGCGGTGACGTCGAGACCGTCTTCACCAAGGACGATCTGCTCACCCACGCCACGATCTACTGGGTGAACAACTCCATCGCCACGTCGATGCGTTATTATGCCAACGCCAACCGCTACCCCTGGGCCCCCGCCCACCACCGCACTCCGGCTGTGCAGGCCCCGGTCGGCCTCACCTTCGTCACGTACGAGAATCCGCCCGGCATCCATACCGCCGACGAACGTGTCCAGGCGTTCAAGACCGGCCCGCAGGCCAATTGGTTCAACCACGTCAACGTGAACGCCCACGACCACGGCGGTCACTTCATCCCCTGGGAGAACCCCGACGCCTGGGTGAGCGACCTGCGCCGCACCTTCCACGGCCGCAGGTCCTGA
- a CDS encoding long-chain-fatty-acid--CoA ligase — MTHDIIEGRPSTHGDDYQLNTTTLIRHSARTYPQQQIVFRTPEGGWDHYTYGEAYTRMQRTANVLTALGVGAGDVVGVLDWNSKRHFELYWAIPGTGAVMLQMNLRLASEDLGYVTSHSEASVVLVDESLLPIAEALAPFAPNIRAWVVMSDKPMSQIATTLVDVHHFEDMVAAAPDHFDWPVIAETSAYSACYTTGTTGTPKGVYYSHRGIYLHTMAQAANLGIRSNDTVMLITPMFHGQCWGLPQSAVYSAAKIVLPGRYLAEDTPVLIDAMIAEDVTVANGAPAIFQPMLDHIETLAVKPDFRRVRLLSGATEPALSLMRGFYELTGADVIHAYGATETTPTVAVNAEPFLRERVSEEQKWDLKRCQGLPVNGVDIRIVDADGNDLPHDGKSQGEVLLRGPWITVRYHELDATDHFLDGYWRSGDIGTIAPNGYLKLTDRLKDVIKSGGEWISSIDMENALLAHPRVAEAAVIGVEHPKWQERPVALVVTTNGEQLPIEEIHALLAGSFARWQLPDTVLYLDALPRTSVGKLDKKVMRAAHADIYTKAG, encoded by the coding sequence ATGACGCACGACATAATCGAGGGGCGGCCGTCGACCCACGGCGACGACTACCAACTCAACACCACCACCCTGATCCGGCACTCCGCCCGGACCTACCCGCAACAGCAAATCGTGTTCCGTACCCCGGAGGGCGGCTGGGACCACTACACCTACGGCGAGGCGTACACCAGGATGCAGCGGACCGCCAACGTGTTGACCGCGCTCGGCGTCGGCGCGGGCGACGTCGTGGGCGTCCTCGACTGGAACAGCAAGCGGCACTTCGAACTCTACTGGGCCATCCCGGGCACCGGTGCGGTGATGCTGCAAATGAACCTGCGGCTGGCCTCGGAAGACCTCGGCTACGTCACCTCGCACAGCGAGGCCAGTGTCGTCCTGGTCGACGAGAGCCTTCTTCCGATCGCAGAGGCGCTGGCACCGTTCGCACCGAACATCCGTGCGTGGGTGGTGATGTCGGACAAACCGATGTCGCAGATCGCCACCACCCTGGTCGACGTCCACCACTTCGAGGACATGGTCGCCGCGGCCCCCGACCACTTCGACTGGCCCGTCATTGCCGAGACCTCCGCCTACAGCGCCTGCTACACCACCGGTACCACTGGCACACCCAAAGGTGTCTACTACTCCCATCGCGGCATCTACCTGCACACGATGGCGCAGGCCGCGAACCTCGGTATCCGCAGCAACGACACCGTCATGTTGATCACCCCGATGTTCCATGGCCAATGTTGGGGTCTACCCCAGTCGGCGGTCTACAGCGCCGCAAAGATCGTCTTGCCCGGCCGCTACCTGGCCGAGGACACCCCGGTGTTGATCGACGCCATGATCGCCGAAGACGTCACCGTGGCCAACGGTGCCCCGGCCATCTTCCAGCCGATGCTCGATCACATCGAGACACTCGCTGTGAAACCGGACTTCCGACGGGTGCGGCTGCTGTCGGGTGCCACCGAGCCCGCGCTGTCGTTGATGCGCGGTTTCTACGAGCTCACCGGTGCGGACGTCATTCATGCATACGGCGCCACCGAAACCACCCCGACAGTCGCCGTCAACGCCGAGCCCTTTCTGCGAGAACGTGTTTCCGAGGAGCAGAAGTGGGACCTCAAACGTTGCCAAGGCCTACCGGTCAACGGGGTGGACATCCGCATCGTCGACGCAGACGGCAACGACCTTCCGCACGACGGCAAGAGCCAGGGTGAGGTGCTGCTGCGCGGGCCGTGGATCACCGTGCGCTATCACGAGCTCGACGCCACCGACCACTTCCTCGACGGATACTGGCGCAGCGGCGACATCGGCACCATCGCACCCAACGGATACCTCAAGCTGACAGACCGCCTGAAGGACGTGATCAAGAGTGGCGGGGAATGGATTTCCTCGATCGACATGGAGAACGCCCTTCTCGCGCACCCGAGGGTCGCCGAGGCAGCCGTGATCGGCGTCGAACACCCCAAATGGCAGGAACGCCCCGTCGCGCTCGTCGTCACCACCAACGGAGAGCAGCTGCCGATCGAAGAGATACACGCCCTGCTCGCCGGTTCGTTCGCCAGGTGGCAACTGCCCGACACCGTCCTCTACCTCGACGCCCTGCCTCGCACCAGCGTCGGCAAACTGGACAAGAAGGTGATGCGCGCCGCACACGCCGACATCTACACCAAAGCCGGATAA